From the genome of Lotus japonicus ecotype B-129 chromosome 6, LjGifu_v1.2, one region includes:
- the LOC130723985 gene encoding linamarin synthase 1-like produces the protein MVSSLQTPKPHAVCVPYPAQGHVSPFMQLAKLLRCSGFHITFVNTEFNHNRLAKSLGPDFVKGLPDFQFESIPDGLPPSDKDATQDIPQLCDSTRKNCYEPFKELVKKLNSSPEVPPVSCVVADGVMGFVGRVASDLGIQELQFWTASACGLVGYLQYDELVKRGLVPFKDENFTDGTLDASLDWISGMKDVRLKDIPSFIRVTDLNDIMFNFMGSEAQNCLRSSTIIINSFQDLDTEALDTLRATNPNIYSIGPLHLLGRHFPEKENGFKESGSSLWKNDTECMKWLDKWEPSSVIYVNYGSITVMSEHHLKEFAWGIANSKLPFLWIMRPDVVMGDESINLPQEFLDEVKGRGYITSWCFQEQVLAHPSIGIFLTHCGWNSTIEGISSGAPLICWPFFAEQQTNCRYACKTWGIGMEINHDVKRGEITALVNEMMEGEKGKEMRQKSLEWKKKAIKETGIGGSSYNNFHKLVKEVLHHNVA, from the exons atggtATCATCACTTCAAACCCCAAAGCCTCATGCTGTGTGTGTACCATATCCAGCTCAGGGCCATGTGAGTCCGTTCATGCAGCTAGCCAAACTCCTTCGTTGTAGTGGTTTCCACATAACCTTTGTGAACACTGAATTCAATCACAATCGTTTGGCCAAGTCTCTTGGACCAGATTTCGTGAAGGGGCTCCCAGATTTTCAATTTGAGAGCATACCAGATGGTTTGCCACCATCAGATAAGGATGCAACTCAAGACATTCCACAACTGTGTGATTCAACTAGGAAGAATTGTTATGAACCGTTCAAAGAgttggtgaagaagctgaactCTTCGCCTGAAGTGCCTCCGGTGAGTTGCGTGGTTGCGGATGGCGTAATGGGATTTGTTGGAAGAGTGGCGAGTGATTTAGGTATTCAAGAGCTTCAGTTTTGGACAGCCTCGGCTTGTGGATTAGTTGGATATTTGCAATACGATGAGCTTGTCAAAAGAGGTCTTGTTCCATTCAAAG ATGAAAATTTCACCGATGGTACCTTGGATGCAAGTTTAGATTGGATCTCTGGCATGAAAGATGTGAGACTTAAAGACATTCCAAGTTTCATTAGAGTCACTGATCTAAATGATATCATGTTTAATTTCATGGGTTCTGAGGCACAAAATTGTTTGAGATCGTCTACCATCATCATTAACTCATTCCAAGATTTGGACACTGAGGCCCTTGATACCCTCAGGGCCACTAACCCAAACATCTATAGCATTGGCCCACTTCACTTGCTTGGCAGGCATTTTCCTGAAAAGGAGAATGGTTTCAAGGAAAGTGGGTCAAGTTTATGGAAAAATGATACTGAATGCATGAAATGGCTTGATAAATGGGAGCCCTCATCAGTGATATATGTTAACTATGGAAGCATAACTGTTATGAGTGAGCATCATTTAAAAGAATTTGCTTGGGGGATAGCAAATAGCAAGCTACCATTTTTATGGATTATGAGACCAGATGTGGTGATGGGTGATGAGTCTATAAATTTGCCCCAAGAGTTCTTAGATGAAGTCAAGGGCAGAGGATACATAACAAGCTGGTGCTTTCAAGAACAAGTTCTTGCACATCCATCAATTGGGATCTTTCTAACTCATTGTGGTTGGAATTCTACAATAGAAGGCATATCTTCTGGTGCGCCTTTGATTTGTTGGCCTTTCTTTGCTGAGCAACAAACAAATTGCAGGTATGCTTGCAAAACATGGGGAATAGGAATGGAAATTAACCATGATGTTAAAAGAGGGGAGATAACAGCCCTTGTCAATGAAATGATGGAAGGAGAAAAGGGGAAAGAGATGAGACAAAAGAGTTTAGAGTggaaaaagaaagcaataaaaGAAACTGGAATCGGAGGATCATCTTACAATAATTTCCATAAGTTAGTAAAAGAGGTTCTTCATCACAATGTTGCCTAA